Part of the Falco cherrug isolate bFalChe1 chromosome 1, bFalChe1.pri, whole genome shotgun sequence genome, TACAGCTCAAAAGTATGCTTtcagttgttgggtttttttcctgtagccAGTCtgagtatttttctgaaatattgtcCTTGTAAAGACATGCATTAGTGTAGCGTCTGTTTCATGCCAGGTAAAACCCTTCCCACAGCCACGCACACACTTGCTGTCTGTCAGCAAAAACTTCTGTGTCAGTAATTagaaaaatgctattaaaaaccTGCCTTGTAATCCCAAATAGCCTCTGGGTTGACTCAGTTCTGTTTTGTCTTCCTTGCTCAGCACACTAACCTGGGATTGTTCCACTGTGACGACGGACCCTGCTTCTCTGCCAAgctactgtttattttatttatgtggtTCTACAAAGCATCATTTTGAGGACAACAGCATATAGTTGTAGTGTCCCAAAGAGGTGACCTTTGGTGACAAAATCCTTAGTCTAGCTGGTTTGTAACACAGGTGAAGCATGTTACAGATGGGCACCTGGGAGCTGGATCTCACCATGGGGGCAAACCTGTACATCTTGTAATCATCTGAAAATTTACTCCAGCCTGTCGTGAGTCTAGATCATCAGACATCATCATATAAAACAGATGAGTCAGGGCACTAAAACAGGAGGTTATCCACTGAGCTCATTATTTTCATACCTAATTACACACTGCTATTGAGGGAGAACTGCGCATTGTGCTGAAGAATCCTGTTTCATCACTAGTCCTAAGAGGTAATTGCGTTTAATTAGAACCTATAGATACCATGGTGATTGCTGATCTATAAACACTCACGGTAGTCCTGCAAATGAAGTGCAATTGCAAGTACATCCATTAAGTACAATTCAAAAGCTGATACTGAGGTGAGAtgacttaaaattaaaagttgAGCGGTTTTAATTTACCATGTAACTTGTAGCTCTAGTGCTCTGTCCTCATTCTCTGCAGTTCCTCTGCTGTGAACCAGCAGGCAGAGAAACACCTGCTCATCTTTCCTTACTGAATTCAGAGAACTTTTTGTTTAACCTGGTGTAATATATGCATGAGTGGGAAAGCATGATGAGAGCTGATGTATGTAGTGGCAAAAGCTGTCCTTTATGAGGTCAGGTCcaagaggaagaggcagaaataCAAGCATGGCTCATAATGTCACAGATGAAGCAGTAAAAACTTCTCCTGGTGGCAATATTTTTGTAATGCATGTTATAATGCATTTTCCAATGAATCACAAATTGTACTTACAGTCAAAGAAGCTGCTGGTTACcttgtcccagcacagctcgAGTGGGTCACTTGCAGCAAGTCAAAACATGGAAAAGTCATCCTTGTCCTTCTCTGGTGCTTGtgcacagctgcctgcaaaggTGCTAACGTGAATGGAAATCTTGGCGAAGGTGCAGATGAGTGGGAGTGTGCCTGAGCAGATCACACAAACCGTCCCCACGAGTTCGTAGTAAATTGTCCTGCACATTTCCCGCATTGGACAGGGCAACAGGCTTCCCCCTGTACTCATCCTGTTCTTTGCTGATTTGGACCACATTTGAACCGATGACATAGAGCTGAAAGTGTCCATCTTTATTGATCCTTTGGGGAATAAAACCTCCTtggaataaaacatttaatgcCGTAATCACTAAGTTAGTGTGAAATACTGCGTTTCAAGGTTTCAAGTAACCTTGCTTGGAACCAAAAATTTGAACACTTGCAAGTAATGTAGCATTGTTGTGTAAAAATGATCATAACTCTGACCTTATCTGATTCTTTTCAGTTGATGGGTTTGCTGCAGTGCTTTTCTGTAAATGGTTGTGAGTGGAAAGTACAGTAGTATTTTTATGGGGTGGAAGGGGAAAGACTTGCCAAGGGGCTAAGTGGAATGATAAATTGCTCGCCCACTGAAATTATGGGTGTCCAGTTTCTTGCATTTTGTAGGTCTTCCTTtttgcagcagggagcacagctgaaaatttttgtatttacaaaTGCGCAAGAAGTGTGTCCGCGTGGCCAGCTCAGCATTCACTGTGCTTGAAAAGGAATGCATCAAAAAGCAGATCTGACAGCTGCTTGACCAGTCAACGTTAAGAGGAAATACTTTACACTGAACTGCATGGCAAATAGAAATAACATTCAATAATGATAATTCAAAGAATAAAGtgacaaggaaaagcaaatgtcCTGATCAAATATATTCAAAGTTGTCATTTCACTTTAGGCTGCCCTGCCCTCTAATCTGTGTCGCTCTCTCGCTCCCCCGGCGCGTTGCTTGGATGGCTTTGCCCCCCCCGGACCCACAGTTTGTTCTCAGAGGTACCAGTGCTGCAGTCTACACTCTGCACTTCTCCTGTGGAGGCCAAGAACCTGATGTCCCCATTCTTTTCTCTGGGTAAGTAAACCAGGATTTCTGGCTGAGGTGAGCATCATGTGGACATTTTTTACAGCAAAGTGTATTATTTGCATTAATTGTATCCGGAGAAAACGACAAAATACGTGGTTGGTGAGTGGTGGGTGTGTTGTCTTTGTACATACAGCTTCAGTtttggggagaaggaaaaaaaaaaaccaaaccagactGTGTGCAGTGGTCACACTAAAAGCATGTGTTCTTACTGCCAGGTCTCAGAATGGGTTTATCCATGTTTGGAACCTGAAAACACACAGAGTGGACACGACACTGGATGGCCACGGAAGAAAATCGGTCTACTGTGTGGAGACAATGGGTGGTAAAAACAGGCTTCTCAGGTTAGTAAAGCAGGCAAACCCAGTGAGATCATTCTTGTCTCTGTGGTGTAcatgactgaaaaagaaaaaaaggggggacacacacagggGGAAGGAGTCCTTTATTTCTGGAGTCACTGAAAGTCTCTCCAGCACATATGGAAGTTGTACAGAAGtacaaaaaaataccagaaaaactgcagaacaaaaagtgggggaaaaaataattaatttctttaggGTATATATATGTGTGATGACATCACAACAACTTGGGGTCCATAGTGTCCTTATTACTGCAGTGAGATCAGGTGAGGTCTTTGGGTAAAGGAAATACACTTGGATTTGAAGTCGACAGATGCTTCACTACTGGTTCTTAGGGAGGATCAAAATTTCTATAGAGATTATCAAtagaggggagggggagaaaaggtAAGGAAGGTGGAGAAGAATCAGAGATGGAGAATGGAAGACTGAAAATGAGCAAGAATGCTGAGTTGCATGCCTTTGCTTTGTTGCAAAATATCTTCTGTTCTCGTTTAGCAAGGGAAGGTTGGGAAGATTTGTATACTTTGGATTAGACAGGTGATCTAGAGTAGATGCCAAAGTGTCTGTATGACTAGGAGGTGTTCTGACATGTTTATCTAGAGAAGACATCTCTTATAATACACAGTGGAACTCATTAGCATTTCTATTTATTATCTGCCTAAGTACCATTATCAACACTCTCCCCCATAAAACGATAATGAACGAGCATTGTTTGTATAATTATAGAGTTTTTCCACACCTCTATTTTTTGCTGGCTAACAGTTCACATAGCAGTGCAATTTTAGGACAGCAGTTACCTGTATGTTTTGGTCCTCTGTTATAAAGCTAAGTCACAGATATTTCTTGCAGTACCACATTGTTTGTATGCCCAGTGCTGTAAATGTTTTGACAGTTTGTTACTCAGCTGAACAGCAGATGGGAGTTTCTGTATTGATGTTGAAGTCCCAACAGTCTAGATTTGCATCTACCCCTGGTTTGGTTTCATACTTCATGGGGTGATACTGCtaatttaaataagaaacagaTAAGGGATTTTTGATGACTCCTTGTCCCGGGTGATAACATGAGGATACATATCCTGTGCTGCTGTAGTTTGTGGCTTGGAAGCTTCTCCACAGTGGTACTTTGTTCCACAGCCAGTGGGGCCATGTAAATGTGCAGCAATTCATGCTGTGCCCTTTGTCTGGCCTCCTTGGTCCTACTGGGACCAACCGCTCCTGCCATGTCCCCACACATACACAGTTCTCTGTGCCCTCCCTGTGGCTGTGGGACCTTGACCACTCAATAACtgtagctttttatttatttctgatgcGCTTTTTGCTGTCTTGCCATTTGTCTTTCGGCTGTCAACGCGCCTGACATTTCTATTTCATTGCTAGGGTGAAAGAGTGTTAAATGTGTTACTCTCTGGATActcttgtttccttttaaattagATATCCATGGTAAAAAATAAGTACTTTTATTATGAGTATGTTCAAATACGCATGAGACTTCATACATACATAAGCACACATGAACAGCCTAACTGTGATGGAGTCTCTCTTCACAAGCAAGCATGGCTAACTGTGACTGCTGTGTATCTGGCCGGCCCTCAGGTCCTCCCTCTCCTGGTACCTGTGGAACCCCTTGGCCAGGTTTGCCACCAGCAGAAAGTGGTGGTTGCAGTGACACCAAGTTCCCACACGTCTCAGGAAAGACCCAGTGAATAACCCCACAGCAGCTGTATGAAGCTCGCCAGTGCCCTTCCTGCACGTTAACGACCCAGCTCTGAGACACTGACCTGCAGGGAGCCAGgcttttgcagagctgctgctcatgTCACTTGTTTTGCTGTAACAGTCAGGGTCGTGACCAGAGGATCTGCTTGTGGGATTTAGCAGAGGGACGGGCTTCAGTGACGGACTCTGTCTTCACGGAGAATGTGGGATTCTGCAGATGCTCTCTGTTAAAGGTGGCACAGGGACGCTGGCTAATGGCCATGGCAGCCAAAGCGCTGGAGGAGGTAGGAAGTGTCTCTTTTTCTGGTGCTTGGGAggttgcttttggttttgcaaCGAGATAGTTCAGAAGGGGAAACATCATTGCTCTCAAATTCTCTGCTCAAGGAACAAGGAACCTTTGGGAGTTCTAATCACTGACTTTACCTACTAGAAAGACAACTGAATTATATAACTCATGCTCCAACAGCAAGGATACCACCCCGAGATTTGTCTGACATTAAGtatttgcagctgctgctggtctTTCACGTGCAGGAGTTTTGAAAACTCTTCTGGTGCTGCTGAATACTGTTAAAGGGGAACAAAAGTCCTTCTGGGGAACGAATGGTCAGAAAGTCTGTCATCAGACGGAGGTACTCATCTTCCGCCTGAAGCTTTGCTGAGAGAAGGGGAGGTGCAGGTGATTTGTAATGCGATATGTGGTCTTTCACCCCGGGCTAATTCTTTAACTGGTACTTTGGCTGGAAATAGTTGAATTACTATTAGTGGCCAGAGGTTTGCTCAGTGTGAGATAATTGTAGGGTCCGTTTCAGTTCCTACTGGGTAAGTCCACATCTAATACCCATTATCACAGCAATCACTGACTGACAGCTTCGTTGGCAATTTCCACTTCTGCTTCGCacaaattgtatttttgtttctttgaaggaCTATTTGAGGACatcacacaaaaataatttatttgaaatacttgATGTCAAAATaccaaacatttgaaaaaagaaagaagtggcataaatatgaaaagaaatattgtcGCCAATTGCAAATTGTTCATTAAAGGTCACATGCTTTTCTGGACTATAGGATGtgtattttgaaactgaaagtTGCATATTTTATATACGAAGTAATAAGTGGGAATGGTGCCTCTATTGCAAGAAAATGTGAACTTTTTATTATTCAGAAGTTAAGCACATATTTAAGTACTTTGTTGGCTCACAGCCAGAACGTTCAACCTTTTACAGAACTGAGTTAAGCCTGTAGACACATCCACTGTACCAGCAAATACAACCATTCCGAGTCCCATACCGTGTTCTGATCAAACAGAAAACTCTCTCCATTTTACAGCACTGCTTAATAATATTTAAGTTAAACAAAATTGACAAGCGCATTCTTGTGTCAGCCCAAGAAGAGGTTTTGTGTTAGGCAAagagtacacacacacacattctggtaatgaagaattaaataaGCATCTGATCCAAAGAGAAGACGTTTACCCCAATGTCTCTTACAACTCATctctggtttattttcatttgtttgcttgggCCCTGCAAACTGATACTGATTTGCTGTCTCCTGAGGTAAGAGAGTTCCACTCCGTGTATGAACCTTTACATTAGAACTGTGTCAGGTTTCAGTAAATTCACATAAGATCCCATAATATGTCGTGCTTCCAAATAGGCAGCACTGTGTGAGATACAGTACATTTGCAGCTTATGattaaaattaagacttaatAAGTGTTTATGCTTGGCTGGTGCccaaaaaaagagtaattttgtCTTAAAGCAGGTTCAGTCCATAAATAATGAGATCTGAACAGGCATTTATTTGTTCATGATTGCATTTAAATCACCAATTATGAGTTACATGCACTTTTCTTGCCAATTTGCCAGAAACATGTTAAAAGCTTTATTAATGTGAAAAAGGGTGTGTTTCCTTGTGGCCAGTTTTAGCCACCCAGGAACACTATTAAcctcaggcaaaggcaaatCTTTCTCCTATTAAGCAAAACCAATATAAACACAGAACTTGAAGTTTTAGGTTACAGTTgtcaaaatatatgaaatagtATTTATTTCTAAGGCTCAGTTGCCTCTAATGCAGACAGTCTCTGGAAATGTCAATCCACCATAGGCAGCTCATGCCTGCCTACcttctgcaaaaacattttctcgTCTTCGCATTTTATGTTGTCCTTTGCGAGCCCAGCTGTAGCCTCTGTACCAGTTTGTGCATTTTTAATCAAGCTAAAGTGAAGGAGTTGTGCTTTTTACCTTTTAACCTGCAGAAGAGCATTTATCACAGCGCATTTACCTTTCCTCACTACGTAACCATTGGAGTTTCAGTCCTCTCTAGGAGGCAGTGCCCTTCGCAGAGCCAGTAACATCGCAAGCTGAGAGCAGGTCATCTTCGTGTTCATAGCCCATTTCCTGTAACGGCTAACTTGGTCATTACGTTGATGGCAAGGAAGTTGCCAAGATAAAAGCATCTTTTGTTAAGAGTGTAGCTCCAAAGAACCAGAATTCCCAGATGATCAAACTTTGGTCTGTTCATAGGTTTGATCTAGGGATTGGGCAGCTCTTTGCTGTAGTCTCCATTCCTCAAATCTGGAGAACGGTTTCCTGCTCCATTGCGAAGTGGCTTTAGAAAGTGTTCTGCGTATTGTGCTTAGTGCATTGTCGCCTTGCAGCCCTAGAGTGCAGCTGGCTTTTGGCAGCCCAGCTGACAACCTCTAGAAATAGGGAGATGTTCTGGCAAGCTTTGAACTAAAGGTATGGGATCAGAAAGCCATCGCAGCTGCTGTGGTCTTGACTGATAGCTCCCAGAGGAGCCGTATTTGTGTAATACCTCATCTCAGATGCTTAAGGAAATTTGCATGACTGGGGCTGTCCAACAGCACTGTTGGGcttttgcatattttgaaatagCCTAGAATGGCTGGCGATGCTGGATTTATCAAATTTTTGAAGTCCTTTAATATTACGAAATACGCAGACCattgtttatttaattaaaacaaaagatcaCCTTAGTGATTAAGTATGCATTTGAGAAACAGCGATGTTCCTGGCAGCAAGCTTTTGATACCTAAGAACTCTTTCTCCATAGTTCCAGGCTTGAGAATCAGCCCAGAGCGAGGCACTTCTGTGTCAATCAAGACTGAAAACCTTCCAGTGCCAGACTGCAAAGGAAGGCTCCCCGGTCTTGCCTCCCATCATCCTGAGGTGGAAATGAGCTGCTTCCTTGGCAGAGGAAAGACTTGCtcaatgctattaaaaaaaaaaaaaaaaaaaaaatcagatccaCAGTTCTTTTCCATCGCACAGTTCATTACTGTCACTACAAGTAACAGTGGCAGCTGCTATGTAGACAGACTGCGTGTTTGACACAATATTGCCTGACCCTGCTTTGAATAGCGTCAGGCAATATTGTGTTAAAAATACCTGTATGCCATCACTGCTCCAGCCTGCATTAGCAGGCAATTCTGGAGCGCAGTCAGgcactaaataaaaaaacccaccttagGTATATATATTGCCTATTCCACACAAGTTCTGTGTTACCATGACAGAACAGAGGAGATGATGCAAGTGTCCACAAGTGAATATAACTAAAACATTAACAACAGAGATGGAAAAcggggaaggggagaggaaggagggaagtgTTTTCAGATTAAGCAGTATTACCTAGTGCATGCACAGTATCACCTACAGGATGGAGGGAAGACTAatacagctgaagcagaaaagtgGAAGAAGATGTGTTCGTTCTCGCAGTTTGCCTGGTCTTTCCTAAAacaatgcatttatttagaCGGCTGTAGATTCCCCTACAGCTCCAACTTAACATGCATTCCTCAGTTTCCTCCAGACAGTTTTTACTAGAAGAGCTTAAACAAACCTTAATCACCTTAAAAGACTTGTGTttttaacagcagaattttgaCCTGGAGCCTGACCAAATACTCTTGTTTTCCTGATGTCAGGTTCAGGTTCTGGAGCTGCCATCCAAGACGTCAGTCTGTACCTTGAAGCCAGAGGTGGGTGCCAAGCTGGGCATGCCCATGTGTCTGAAGTTATGGCAGGTAAGGCAAGAGCGCCTGCTAATTGTGAAATGTTTTCCCTGTGATTCATTTTATATGAAGCACATGAATCTTTCTTCACTTGGATTTTGATTTATTATCAAACCAATCAAGTAATTATACTATTAAAGGGGGGAAAGATTTGTGAACATCCTTAATGTAACTTTCAGAGCTTTCCAAGCTTTAATGGAAGATTTGCAAATGTTCAGGGAAAGCTTTGTATCCTTAGGAGAGATATGTTTTTTGCATCAATCAAGAGGAAAGTGAGTGACTTACCAAAGCCGGTTGTTTGATATGGTTTCTCACTGCATTAAGAACGATGAGAAGTTATTGGGTTACTTaaaaacagtgattttaatGGCAGGTTGCGTTCACTTCGGTGCCCTCAGGACAAGGAAACACTCTATGAACATTTCTATTCCAGATGTACAAtaggaacaaaatatttatggtGGTACTGACTTTGgacaaaaaggcaaataaaagcagttaaagaaaaacaccCCCGCATTCGCAGAGTATTCAGCAAATGATGTTTATGGGGTGCCAGCAGAGAAAGACAAGTGGTACAAAATGGTGGCAGTAGAGGGAGGAAAGAGTTGAGGTGATTGGCCCTTAAGTTGGTGGCAAAGCCAATTCCCAGTTTAAGCCCCTGACTGCAGACTGTTAGAGGTCCGCAGTGCCATCCGTGCTGATTTCAAGTATGTTATTCCTGCAGGTTCAGCTGAACATTAGTGTTGGTTTCAGTTGAAAAAATTAATCAACTGGTTGTGAATTCAGGGCCTTAGTGTCTTCACTCAAGGTTCTGAACCAACTGAAGTCCAGAGGAATTCACTTGCTGGCTTCAGACAAAAGCAGGAGAGGCCACAGTTCAAGTCCCATGCTGTAATTAaaacttagaagaaaaaaaaaaaagggggaggaatTAAATAGACTGATTAGGCTGTTATTAAACAGAAAGTTTCTCCTAAAAATGCAATCAGTGTTCAGTACTCAATGAGATGAATGAGGCTTTCTGTCTCCTGGACGTTTTTTAATAAGATGAAGATAACTGAGAAAATGTTCAGTGTTGAAAATGTTGCCTGTATAAAAAGTCCTCTGTCTTGCCATATTTTCTACATGCATTAATATTGCTATTCCTCCAAGAAGCGGAGCAGGTGCAGAGTCTTAATTTTAtgtagtttttaattttgttgccAGTAGGGAAAAAACTGGACTGGGAACTGGGAGAGGTAAATTATTCCATGTAGATTCTGGCTTTGGGAAGTCACCACAACTTCCTAGACTGCAACAGGTAAGGAGAAATAATCCCTTACAGTCTCACAGCTGTCTCTGCTCTTTTACAAATGTGTGCAACTCGGTTTAAAAGCACAGGGGAGAAGGATACTCTTAAGGGCAAATAATTATATGTGGCGTACCAAAGGGACGCTCTGCGTTCTGGTTTGTGGTTTCACTGGAAGTGGCTCACTGAGTAACCCTGTAACCATAAAAGCAGGAACACAAGCTAACCCAGCTGCACCCCTTCCTGAATAGAGGCCATCCAGGATTTCTTTGTACATGACTCTGTTGGGCAATATCGACATACCCAGGAGGTGAGCACTCCCCATCGCTTATGGGTAACGTGTTGCCTAAGAGACTATTTGATGTTGATTATGGCACAGTAAATTAACAAGTTGAAACAGAAGCTGACATGGCGAGATGGTCTGAAGGAAGTATGCTCAGGGTTGTTGTCCAACAAGACTTTGGGGGCTGCAGCCATGTACTATCATATTTTTATGAATGCCAATAAAAAAAGATCCACGTGGCAGGGAAACAATGCACATGAATTAGAAACTTTTAGCGCAGAAGGAAATTGAGGCTTAGGTTAGGCTTGTCGATTAAGCCCCACTGGCTTCGCCTAAGCAGTTGAAAAGCTTGcagctgtttattttgctgttttggaaCTTTTTTCCCTCTCGTTTTACCAGATCTGTCCTTAAATGTTTTAGTTCATTCAGTGGGGTTTTCCTTGTGAAGGTTCACATTCTTAATTGTCCCTTCAGCTTCACACCTTCCTGCTATTACTAATTGGGTGGAGTAGGATTTGCAGGAGTTAAGGATAGTCTTCCCTTACATTTTTTGCACTCCTTGGGGAAGGCATCATGTTGCGTAACGgtgcaaacaaaataattcaacaGGAATAATACATGTAGAAACTGGAAATGCAGAGTTACTACTTTATATAAACTATAGCAATTATTCCTGTTGAGTTGACAGCAAAtcaccttctcttccttccttgaCAGTTATCCAAATGCAACAACAAAATGTTCTGCTTAGGAAGAACAATgatttataatttcatttttccactgaaacagAACATGAATGGTGAAGACTTTTAGCCAGGAGTGTCCGTTATTAGGCACTGAAATAAACAGGCCATTGTGAACCACTGCTTGGTGAGCCCAGGCTGAGAGCTCCCCTGATCTTTCAATAGCTTTTATTGTTTAAGAATACGtacttattaaaatattacactTCATATGGTTGGGGAAAGTCAGGAAGAAGTAGTGTGGGAGACCTTCATTTCATAgaacacagtattttgtttttaaaatggacCAATGTTAACCTCACTTGCAAATTACTGGGTTTCAAATCTAAGCTAAGATAcctacaggaaaaagaaaggttcTACTTGGTATTTCCTGTAATGCTGAGCACTCATCTGTCTCTCCGACCTTAATGAGGGTTATGAGCACCTAGGAAAATCTGGCCATCCCATTTGGAGTGAGGCAGAGGAGCCGACCCTGCCCATCCACCTTGTCTTTCCCTGGCTAATGGAAGCTATGGCTCCTGTGGAGGAGTCCTGTGCTCTTAGAAGAGCAGTAGAAATAATTGTGGGGGGGTTTAAAATGCCCATTCTGGGGGCTTTTTTTAAGGTTAATTGAAGTACCtatgaaatactttattttgctttgaaagtttTACCCTTTGTTAAATATAAATCAGATCTGGAATGTTCATTTCATTCAGATTTTAACTTTTCCCCGGTATTAAAAACCAGGTACTCTTCATTCAAAATACCTGGTAAGTTGACATTAATTCACGTATATTTGACACATATTCATTGCTCTGATGTTATTTTAGCAGATCAaaaatttgacagaaaaaaatgtgcacagTTCTGGGCATTATGAGAGACCTTCTTTGCAGGCCTTTCTAGCCAGAGCATGCTCCCTATCTTAAAGCAAGGAATGAGGCTCCTGCAGGATCCCAGGTGTGCACAGACCTGTTCAGAAAGATGATGTAGGGGATTTCCCCTTTGGTTTCCTTCTTATAAGGgacaattttcttctctgctcagTGAGATCCGTTCCTTGTTCAAGCAATTCTCTAGGCTGAATAAATCTGAGAAAGAGCATGAGGCTTTTACTCAGCAGTCTAATAAGACTTAGACCACCCATCTCTTGTTAGTTTAACTCCCCCTAGAATAAATAACAACCAGTGGGAGAATAGTCTGGGCCATTTAATAGAGGCAGGGAGCCTTTGGCCACTGCAGGCTTGTATCATGACATTGACGGCCAGCAAGTTGGAAGAATGTCATTCAATAACATGATAccagtaaaaattaattctttataaATGTCCTTTACCTTTATTTGGATTGAATGTCAAGGAAACAAATCCTGTAGGATCAGATGGCGTTTGGAAAGAGCTGAATAACCTACCAGATACTTTTCTTAGGTGTGCCTGCATGAGGTGGTTGTAACCCCAGTGTCTTTATTTTGGTGTTTCTTCTATTAAAGAAATAACTGGCATTAACAGATGCCTGTTTTTTAGTTGCTTTTCATTAGGGATTTGCATCTTCACTCACATAAGCAGTTACTGCTTATGGGGTCATTAGTCTTTTGGCTGGAGCAATGATGAATACTTTCCTTAAGTGTGACATGTAATCCAGTAATGTTCCCTTCTTTGAGTTATTTCAGAGGCTTAAATAAATTAGGTGTCTGCCCAGGGTGCCATGCCCTTTGGCCTGTGACATCATTAATCAAAATAGCTTTCAATTGGCTACAGTGGGGCTCAGGCGCCTGTTAACCCCTTGGTGACTCGCCCAGAGATTCCTGACAGAGGTTCAGTGTTTACCTTTAAGCACTATGGTGTGCTTGGGTAAATGATCCCTGTGTGTAACCCTACACTTGGCAAGGTGAAACTGAACGCTTGAAGCACGGCACTTCTTTCAGTGTCCATGCGGGTTTGTGTAGCTTGAGAGGAACTCGGTTGctccaagtaattttttttaaggaacgCAAACCAAGTGCAGGCCATGAAGTAAAGCTTCTGAAAACTTCAGGCAGCCTTTTGTCAGGTGTTGTAGAGGACATCAGTCTggattttcagagaaattttctgtatgtatgtgtgtatatatgcgTAGGTTagatatatattatataaatacagaaatttataTGTAGGTATAAAAACCGTAAGTGTATGTCAGCAGTTACTTAGTGATGCTTTTTGTAAGTGGATGGACTATCAAGATTTGAGATTCAGACTTCGGAACTTTTCACTCCTAAGCCAGTCAGcgcttttgttttattttcttggtgCTTGGACTGAAACCTATCTGGGGATGGTAATTTTCCTAACAGGCTATTTACTTCtcaattttacttttctcttgATCAGCTCAGCTGTGGGTCACAACCTTTGCTTCTGGCTGGCTATGAAGATGGATCAGTGGTCCTTTGGAATTTGTCAATGGGAAAAGCGTCGAGCCAACTTGGTTGCCACCAGGAGCCAGTGATGAGCCTTGACTTTGACTCGGAGAAGGCCAAGGGGATCTCGGGCTCATCTGAAAAGGTGCTTAGCATCTGGAGCCTCAATGAGCAACAGAACCTCCAGGTCAGGATCATTGGCCCTCTAGTGTCATTTATCCCACTTTGCACTAACAGTTTGATagactaaaaaaatatttagtcatGAAGAGGAGTTGTTGCAGATCTCT contains:
- the GNB1L gene encoding guanine nucleotide-binding protein subunit beta-like protein 1 isoform X2, whose translation is MHPWNSTVGSASLKLMLKLLPRLFQRRILIEDSMKSKVASLVVAWMALPPPDPQFVLRGTSAAVYTLHFSCGGQEPDVPILFSGSQNGFIHVWNLKTHRVDTTLDGHGRKSVYCVETMGGKNRLLSQGRDQRICLWDLAEGRASVTDSVFTENVGFCRCSLLKVAQGRWLMAMAAKALEEVQVLELPSKTSVCTLKPEVGAKLGMPMCLKLWQLSCGSQPLLLAGYEDGSVVLWNLSMGKASSQLGCHQEPVMSLDFDSEKAKGISGSSEKVLSIWSLNEQQNLQVYKTHKLVNAGISDITIRPDKKILATAGWDHRIRIFGWKKLKPLAVLDYHTATVHCVSFSDHTDLSERLLAAGSKDHRISIWSIYT
- the GNB1L gene encoding guanine nucleotide-binding protein subunit beta-like protein 1 isoform X1, giving the protein MALPPPDPQFVLRGTSAAVYTLHFSCGGQEPDVPILFSGSQNGFIHVWNLKTHRVDTTLDGHGRKSVYCVETMGGKNRLLSQGRDQRICLWDLAEGRASVTDSVFTENVGFCRCSLLKVAQGRWLMAMAAKALEEVQVLELPSKTSVCTLKPEVGAKLGMPMCLKLWQLSCGSQPLLLAGYEDGSVVLWNLSMGKASSQLGCHQEPVMSLDFDSEKAKGISGSSEKVLSIWSLNEQQNLQVYKTHKLVNAGISDITIRPDKKILATAGWDHRIRIFGWKKLKPLAVLDYHTATVHCVSFSDHTDLSERLLAAGSKDHRISIWSIYT